Proteins encoded by one window of Microplitis mediator isolate UGA2020A chromosome 1, iyMicMedi2.1, whole genome shotgun sequence:
- the LOC130677979 gene encoding uncharacterized protein LOC130677979 isoform X2, translated as MPRKKTNLSSTKARARRKKLYMERKRKELDETLKNHNESIDIGNLDEVGNDNNDKIMDVNNLNIDNNINDDNDDDDDEDDNDDDNNVIVNETCSINNNNNNNNNNNSNNNNNNNNNNNNNDKLFSTEDIEIVSIVGSSNQESSQSKASAGGTFDEVPVKQERPDEAEIRELAAKMVEANKAKMQAMPPATPRPANPQANLPGILGYLTRKPTDGSTGTPPVAKSPSVQDGKVPLDDESQRGRFGWVSFEKIHIPYIFRGSEKYCAVRILEAKLLNKYLNYLHSDIYSCTCIKSYFITEAESKLFNEINNKHCENQFGKEQFTCKDLVVRLSDAKEFYTFLDVCYTKLTSNSVIGNNSGGNNNGHNKNDKCGFIRINKESVVPYTIKDNLKYVPLFYFEGETDNLKLKAEKLEGWDLSYLKFCCKVQGIRNELFASETCSVISLSDIKSYFPPGTGFEDYWPSKVMDSQLFVNGKSGASAGGWTKQPPAPPANIIGKQLQVQNNSTSKSSSSSQLTSRTVAGLPATRNSNTANTTTLQSVVNQSSRSVVTTHPAHVSSNNLSGGRSAAAANNAQPLLSSLTAVNGWTGLVGGQPTFQTAIVPQSNSQAVIRMQNSPLIHNAYQQQSRSRAGGNGSTAPGQYPVYPVTTIQPIPQAQSTLRATVHSNQPNLGYPTYGKDDWVGSTYTTSSLTNPNVVAASTYPQMLNLSQEQVQALLHPQTSAASALLSHSQRHTPPAHNAHNNAHPKPAAYPPPLIPVNGNSNNARDSHGRKQLITIPDAMISASSHVQPYGIQKALVEEKLVPCINFKPYIYSELLMTLPDFVSQYFPACDINNCRQVITEVLGLDLYQGNRLQMKKLLEAGKCSSLSDELPLIHVRNIMKYMPQMKYMFRNMAMPPTTAHSNEEHPSKKRQRTS; from the exons atgcCACGTAAAAAAACGAATCTTAGTTCAACAAAAGCTCGTGCACGCAGAAAAAAACTTTACATGGaacgaaaaagaaaagaattagATGAGACACttaaaaatcataatgaaAGTATTGATATTGGAAATTTAGATGAAGTAggaaatgataataatgataaaataatggatgtaaataatttaaatattgataataatattaatgatgataacgatgatgatgatgatgaggatgataatgatgatgataacaATGTTATTGTTAATGAAACGTGTAGtattaataacaacaataataataataataataataatagtaataataataataataataataataataataataataatgataaactATTCAGCACTGAAGATATTGAAATAGTTAGCATTGTAGGATCTTCCAATCAAGAATCATCTCAAAGCAAAGCATCAGCAGGAG GGACTTTTGACGAGGTACCTGTTAAACAAGAGCGTCCAGATGAAGCGGAAATCCGGGAATTGGCTGCCAAAATGGTGGAAGCAAACAAGGCGAAAATGCAGGCAATGCCTCCAGCAACGCCGAGACCAGCTAATCCACAGGCAAATTTACCCGGAATACTCGGTTATTTAACGCGTAAACCAACTGATGGATCAACTGGAACACCACCAGTAGCTAAATCACCGTCTGTTCAAGACGGCAAAGTACCGCTTGATGATGAAAGTCAGCGTGGTAGATTTGGTTGGGtgtcatttgaaaaaattcacataccatatatatttcgtggtagtgaaaaatattgtgCTGTTAGGATACTTGAAGCCAAGCTACTAAATAAGTACCTGAATTATCTTCACTCAGATATTTACAGTTGTACATGTATTAAAAGTTACTTTATAACTGAAGCTgagagtaaattatttaatgaaataaataataaacattgtGAGAATCAATTCGGCAAAGAACAATTTACGTGTAAAGATTTAGTTGTACGTCTATCAGACGCTAAAGAATTTTACACATTTTTAGATGTATGTTATACTAAGTTAACAAGTAACAGTGTTATTGGTAATAATAGTGGTGGTAATAATAATggacataataaaaatgataaatgtgGATTTATACGTATTAATAAAGAATCTGTTGTTCCATATACaataaaagataatttaaaatacgtaccgttattttattttgaaggtGAAAcggacaatttaaaattaaaagctgAAAAATTAGAGGGATGGGATTtgtcatatttaaaattttgttgtaaagTACAGGGTATACGTAATGAATTATTTGCTAGTGAAACATGTTCTGTTATAAGTTTAAGCgatattaaaagttattttccaCCTGGTACTGGTTTTGAAGACTATTGGCCTAGTAAAGTTATGGATTCACAGCTATTTGTTAATGGTAAAAGTGGTGCTAGTGCTGGTGGATGGACTAAACAACCACCAGCTCCGCCAGCAAATATTATTGGCAAACAATTACAAgttcaaaataattcaactTCTAAATCATCGTCTTCATCACAACTAACATCACGAACCGTTGCTGGTTTACCAGCAACACGTAATAGCAATACTGCTAATACAACCACATTACAGTCAGTAGTTAATCAATCATCAAGATCCGTTGTTACAACACATCCAGCGCATGTATCATCAAATAATCTGTCTGGTGGACGatctgctgctgctgctaatAATGCTCAACCTTTGCTCAGTTCATTAACTGCTGTTAATGGATGGACTGGATTAGTTGGTGGACAACCAACATTTCAGACTGCTATTGTACCTCAATCTAATTCACAAGCCGTTATAAGAATGCAAAATTCACCACTTATACATAAT GCTTATCAACAGCAATCAAGAAGTCGAGCTGGAGGTAATGGTAGTACGGCACCTGGTCAGTATCCAGTTTACCCAGTTACAACTATTCAACCAATTCCACAAGCACAATCGACTTTACGAGCAACTGTACACTCCAATCAACCTAATCTTGG TTATCCAACCTATGGGAAGGATGACTG ggtTGGTTCAACATACACAACATCAAGTCTAACGAACCCGAATGTTGTGGCAGCAAGTACCTATCCTCAAATGTTAAATTTGAGTCAAGAACAGGTGCAAGCACTTTTACACCCACAAACGTCAGCGGCATCAGCGTTATTGTCTCATTCACAGAGGCATACACCGCCTGCGCACAATGCACACAATAATGCGCATCCAAAACCTGCGGCATATCCACCACCACTTATTCCAGTCAACGGTAATTCGAATAATGcgag AGATTCACATGGAAGAAAGCAGTTAATAACTATACCAGATGCAATGATATCAGCTTCGTCTCATGTCCAACCTTATGGAATACAAAAAGCACTTGTCGAAGAAAAATTAGTGCCCTGTATTAATTTCAAACCTTATATTTATTCCGAACTGTTAATGACATTACCGGATTTTGTATCGCAGTATTTTCCAGCAtgtgatattaataattgtcgGCAAGTCATTACGGAGGTACTTGGTCTTGATTTATATCAAGGAAATAG attaCAAATGAAGAAATTATTAGAAGCTGGTAAATGTTCATCACTGAGTGACGAATTGCCATTAATCCATGTGAGAAATATAATGAAATACATGCCtcaaatgaaatatatgttCAGAAATATGGCAATGCCTCCAACAACAGCTCATTCAAATGAAGAGCATCCATCAAAAAAACGACAACGTACAAGCTAG
- the LOC130677979 gene encoding uncharacterized protein LOC130677979 isoform X1: MPRKKTNLSSTKARARRKKLYMERKRKELDETLKNHNESIDIGNLDEVGNDNNDKIMDVNNLNIDNNINDDNDDDDDEDDNDDDNNVIVNETCSINNNNNNNNNNNSNNNNNNNNNNNNNDKLFSTEDIEIVSIVGSSNQESSQSKASAGGTFDEVPVKQERPDEAEIRELAAKMVEANKAKMQAMPPATPRPANPQANLPGILGYLTRKPTDGSTGTPPVAKSPSVQDGKVPLDDESQRGRFGWVSFEKIHIPYIFRGSEKYCAVRILEAKLLNKYLNYLHSDIYSCTCIKSYFITEAESKLFNEINNKHCENQFGKEQFTCKDLVVRLSDAKEFYTFLDVCYTKLTSNSVIGNNSGGNNNGHNKNDKCGFIRINKESVVPYTIKDNLKYVPLFYFEGETDNLKLKAEKLEGWDLSYLKFCCKVQGIRNELFASETCSVISLSDIKSYFPPGTGFEDYWPSKVMDSQLFVNGKSGASAGGWTKQPPAPPANIIGKQLQVQNNSTSKSSSSSQLTSRTVAGLPATRNSNTANTTTLQSVVNQSSRSVVTTHPAHVSSNNLSGGRSAAAANNAQPLLSSLTAVNGWTGLVGGQPTFQTAIVPQSNSQAVIRMQNSPLIHNNISSSKAYQQQSRSRAGGNGSTAPGQYPVYPVTTIQPIPQAQSTLRATVHSNQPNLGYPTYGKDDWVGSTYTTSSLTNPNVVAASTYPQMLNLSQEQVQALLHPQTSAASALLSHSQRHTPPAHNAHNNAHPKPAAYPPPLIPVNGNSNNARDSHGRKQLITIPDAMISASSHVQPYGIQKALVEEKLVPCINFKPYIYSELLMTLPDFVSQYFPACDINNCRQVITEVLGLDLYQGNRLQMKKLLEAGKCSSLSDELPLIHVRNIMKYMPQMKYMFRNMAMPPTTAHSNEEHPSKKRQRTS; encoded by the exons atgcCACGTAAAAAAACGAATCTTAGTTCAACAAAAGCTCGTGCACGCAGAAAAAAACTTTACATGGaacgaaaaagaaaagaattagATGAGACACttaaaaatcataatgaaAGTATTGATATTGGAAATTTAGATGAAGTAggaaatgataataatgataaaataatggatgtaaataatttaaatattgataataatattaatgatgataacgatgatgatgatgatgaggatgataatgatgatgataacaATGTTATTGTTAATGAAACGTGTAGtattaataacaacaataataataataataataataatagtaataataataataataataataataataataataataatgataaactATTCAGCACTGAAGATATTGAAATAGTTAGCATTGTAGGATCTTCCAATCAAGAATCATCTCAAAGCAAAGCATCAGCAGGAG GGACTTTTGACGAGGTACCTGTTAAACAAGAGCGTCCAGATGAAGCGGAAATCCGGGAATTGGCTGCCAAAATGGTGGAAGCAAACAAGGCGAAAATGCAGGCAATGCCTCCAGCAACGCCGAGACCAGCTAATCCACAGGCAAATTTACCCGGAATACTCGGTTATTTAACGCGTAAACCAACTGATGGATCAACTGGAACACCACCAGTAGCTAAATCACCGTCTGTTCAAGACGGCAAAGTACCGCTTGATGATGAAAGTCAGCGTGGTAGATTTGGTTGGGtgtcatttgaaaaaattcacataccatatatatttcgtggtagtgaaaaatattgtgCTGTTAGGATACTTGAAGCCAAGCTACTAAATAAGTACCTGAATTATCTTCACTCAGATATTTACAGTTGTACATGTATTAAAAGTTACTTTATAACTGAAGCTgagagtaaattatttaatgaaataaataataaacattgtGAGAATCAATTCGGCAAAGAACAATTTACGTGTAAAGATTTAGTTGTACGTCTATCAGACGCTAAAGAATTTTACACATTTTTAGATGTATGTTATACTAAGTTAACAAGTAACAGTGTTATTGGTAATAATAGTGGTGGTAATAATAATggacataataaaaatgataaatgtgGATTTATACGTATTAATAAAGAATCTGTTGTTCCATATACaataaaagataatttaaaatacgtaccgttattttattttgaaggtGAAAcggacaatttaaaattaaaagctgAAAAATTAGAGGGATGGGATTtgtcatatttaaaattttgttgtaaagTACAGGGTATACGTAATGAATTATTTGCTAGTGAAACATGTTCTGTTATAAGTTTAAGCgatattaaaagttattttccaCCTGGTACTGGTTTTGAAGACTATTGGCCTAGTAAAGTTATGGATTCACAGCTATTTGTTAATGGTAAAAGTGGTGCTAGTGCTGGTGGATGGACTAAACAACCACCAGCTCCGCCAGCAAATATTATTGGCAAACAATTACAAgttcaaaataattcaactTCTAAATCATCGTCTTCATCACAACTAACATCACGAACCGTTGCTGGTTTACCAGCAACACGTAATAGCAATACTGCTAATACAACCACATTACAGTCAGTAGTTAATCAATCATCAAGATCCGTTGTTACAACACATCCAGCGCATGTATCATCAAATAATCTGTCTGGTGGACGatctgctgctgctgctaatAATGCTCAACCTTTGCTCAGTTCATTAACTGCTGTTAATGGATGGACTGGATTAGTTGGTGGACAACCAACATTTCAGACTGCTATTGTACCTCAATCTAATTCACAAGCCGTTATAAGAATGCAAAATTCACCACTTATACATAAT AATATCTCTTCATCTAAGGCTTATCAACAGCAATCAAGAAGTCGAGCTGGAGGTAATGGTAGTACGGCACCTGGTCAGTATCCAGTTTACCCAGTTACAACTATTCAACCAATTCCACAAGCACAATCGACTTTACGAGCAACTGTACACTCCAATCAACCTAATCTTGG TTATCCAACCTATGGGAAGGATGACTG ggtTGGTTCAACATACACAACATCAAGTCTAACGAACCCGAATGTTGTGGCAGCAAGTACCTATCCTCAAATGTTAAATTTGAGTCAAGAACAGGTGCAAGCACTTTTACACCCACAAACGTCAGCGGCATCAGCGTTATTGTCTCATTCACAGAGGCATACACCGCCTGCGCACAATGCACACAATAATGCGCATCCAAAACCTGCGGCATATCCACCACCACTTATTCCAGTCAACGGTAATTCGAATAATGcgag AGATTCACATGGAAGAAAGCAGTTAATAACTATACCAGATGCAATGATATCAGCTTCGTCTCATGTCCAACCTTATGGAATACAAAAAGCACTTGTCGAAGAAAAATTAGTGCCCTGTATTAATTTCAAACCTTATATTTATTCCGAACTGTTAATGACATTACCGGATTTTGTATCGCAGTATTTTCCAGCAtgtgatattaataattgtcgGCAAGTCATTACGGAGGTACTTGGTCTTGATTTATATCAAGGAAATAG attaCAAATGAAGAAATTATTAGAAGCTGGTAAATGTTCATCACTGAGTGACGAATTGCCATTAATCCATGTGAGAAATATAATGAAATACATGCCtcaaatgaaatatatgttCAGAAATATGGCAATGCCTCCAACAACAGCTCATTCAAATGAAGAGCATCCATCAAAAAAACGACAACGTACAAGCTAG
- the LOC130677979 gene encoding uncharacterized protein LOC130677979 isoform X3, giving the protein MPRKKTNLSSTKARARRKKLYMERKRKELDETLKNHNESIDIGNLDEVGNDNNDKIMDVNNLNIDNNINDDNDDDDDEDDNDDDNNVIVNETCSINNNNNNNNNNNSNNNNNNNNNNNNNDKLFSTEDIEIVSIVGSSNQESSQSKASAGGTFDEVPVKQERPDEAEIRELAAKMVEANKAKMQAMPPATPRPANPQANLPGILGYLTRKPTDGSTGTPPVAKSPSVQDGKVPLDDESQRGRFGWVSFEKIHIPYIFRGSEKYCAVRILEAKLLNKYLNYLHSDIYSCTCIKSYFITEAESKLFNEINNKHCENQFGKEQFTCKDLVVRLSDAKEFYTFLDVCYTKLTSNSVIGNNSGGNNNGHNKNDKCGFIRINKESVVPYTIKDNLKYVPLFYFEGETDNLKLKAEKLEGWDLSYLKFCCKVQGIRNELFASETCSVISLSDIKSYFPPGTGFEDYWPSKVMDSQLFVNGKSGASAGGWTKQPPAPPANIIGKQLQVQNNSTSKSSSSSQLTSRTVAGLPATRNSNTANTTTLQSVVNQSSRSVVTTHPAHVSSNNLSGGRSAAAANNAQPLLSSLTAVNGWTGLVGGQPTFQTAIVPQSNSQAVIRMQNSPLIHNNISSSKAYQQQSRSRAGGNGSTAPGQYPVYPVTTIQPIPQAQSTLRATVHSNQPNLGVGSTYTTSSLTNPNVVAASTYPQMLNLSQEQVQALLHPQTSAASALLSHSQRHTPPAHNAHNNAHPKPAAYPPPLIPVNGNSNNARDSHGRKQLITIPDAMISASSHVQPYGIQKALVEEKLVPCINFKPYIYSELLMTLPDFVSQYFPACDINNCRQVITEVLGLDLYQGNRLQMKKLLEAGKCSSLSDELPLIHVRNIMKYMPQMKYMFRNMAMPPTTAHSNEEHPSKKRQRTS; this is encoded by the exons atgcCACGTAAAAAAACGAATCTTAGTTCAACAAAAGCTCGTGCACGCAGAAAAAAACTTTACATGGaacgaaaaagaaaagaattagATGAGACACttaaaaatcataatgaaAGTATTGATATTGGAAATTTAGATGAAGTAggaaatgataataatgataaaataatggatgtaaataatttaaatattgataataatattaatgatgataacgatgatgatgatgatgaggatgataatgatgatgataacaATGTTATTGTTAATGAAACGTGTAGtattaataacaacaataataataataataataataatagtaataataataataataataataataataataataataatgataaactATTCAGCACTGAAGATATTGAAATAGTTAGCATTGTAGGATCTTCCAATCAAGAATCATCTCAAAGCAAAGCATCAGCAGGAG GGACTTTTGACGAGGTACCTGTTAAACAAGAGCGTCCAGATGAAGCGGAAATCCGGGAATTGGCTGCCAAAATGGTGGAAGCAAACAAGGCGAAAATGCAGGCAATGCCTCCAGCAACGCCGAGACCAGCTAATCCACAGGCAAATTTACCCGGAATACTCGGTTATTTAACGCGTAAACCAACTGATGGATCAACTGGAACACCACCAGTAGCTAAATCACCGTCTGTTCAAGACGGCAAAGTACCGCTTGATGATGAAAGTCAGCGTGGTAGATTTGGTTGGGtgtcatttgaaaaaattcacataccatatatatttcgtggtagtgaaaaatattgtgCTGTTAGGATACTTGAAGCCAAGCTACTAAATAAGTACCTGAATTATCTTCACTCAGATATTTACAGTTGTACATGTATTAAAAGTTACTTTATAACTGAAGCTgagagtaaattatttaatgaaataaataataaacattgtGAGAATCAATTCGGCAAAGAACAATTTACGTGTAAAGATTTAGTTGTACGTCTATCAGACGCTAAAGAATTTTACACATTTTTAGATGTATGTTATACTAAGTTAACAAGTAACAGTGTTATTGGTAATAATAGTGGTGGTAATAATAATggacataataaaaatgataaatgtgGATTTATACGTATTAATAAAGAATCTGTTGTTCCATATACaataaaagataatttaaaatacgtaccgttattttattttgaaggtGAAAcggacaatttaaaattaaaagctgAAAAATTAGAGGGATGGGATTtgtcatatttaaaattttgttgtaaagTACAGGGTATACGTAATGAATTATTTGCTAGTGAAACATGTTCTGTTATAAGTTTAAGCgatattaaaagttattttccaCCTGGTACTGGTTTTGAAGACTATTGGCCTAGTAAAGTTATGGATTCACAGCTATTTGTTAATGGTAAAAGTGGTGCTAGTGCTGGTGGATGGACTAAACAACCACCAGCTCCGCCAGCAAATATTATTGGCAAACAATTACAAgttcaaaataattcaactTCTAAATCATCGTCTTCATCACAACTAACATCACGAACCGTTGCTGGTTTACCAGCAACACGTAATAGCAATACTGCTAATACAACCACATTACAGTCAGTAGTTAATCAATCATCAAGATCCGTTGTTACAACACATCCAGCGCATGTATCATCAAATAATCTGTCTGGTGGACGatctgctgctgctgctaatAATGCTCAACCTTTGCTCAGTTCATTAACTGCTGTTAATGGATGGACTGGATTAGTTGGTGGACAACCAACATTTCAGACTGCTATTGTACCTCAATCTAATTCACAAGCCGTTATAAGAATGCAAAATTCACCACTTATACATAAT AATATCTCTTCATCTAAGGCTTATCAACAGCAATCAAGAAGTCGAGCTGGAGGTAATGGTAGTACGGCACCTGGTCAGTATCCAGTTTACCCAGTTACAACTATTCAACCAATTCCACAAGCACAATCGACTTTACGAGCAACTGTACACTCCAATCAACCTAATCTTGG ggtTGGTTCAACATACACAACATCAAGTCTAACGAACCCGAATGTTGTGGCAGCAAGTACCTATCCTCAAATGTTAAATTTGAGTCAAGAACAGGTGCAAGCACTTTTACACCCACAAACGTCAGCGGCATCAGCGTTATTGTCTCATTCACAGAGGCATACACCGCCTGCGCACAATGCACACAATAATGCGCATCCAAAACCTGCGGCATATCCACCACCACTTATTCCAGTCAACGGTAATTCGAATAATGcgag AGATTCACATGGAAGAAAGCAGTTAATAACTATACCAGATGCAATGATATCAGCTTCGTCTCATGTCCAACCTTATGGAATACAAAAAGCACTTGTCGAAGAAAAATTAGTGCCCTGTATTAATTTCAAACCTTATATTTATTCCGAACTGTTAATGACATTACCGGATTTTGTATCGCAGTATTTTCCAGCAtgtgatattaataattgtcgGCAAGTCATTACGGAGGTACTTGGTCTTGATTTATATCAAGGAAATAG attaCAAATGAAGAAATTATTAGAAGCTGGTAAATGTTCATCACTGAGTGACGAATTGCCATTAATCCATGTGAGAAATATAATGAAATACATGCCtcaaatgaaatatatgttCAGAAATATGGCAATGCCTCCAACAACAGCTCATTCAAATGAAGAGCATCCATCAAAAAAACGACAACGTACAAGCTAG
- the LOC130677979 gene encoding uncharacterized protein LOC130677979 isoform X4: MPRKKTNLSSTKARARRKKLYMERKRKELDETLKNHNESIDIGNLDEVGNDNNDKIMDVNNLNIDNNINDDNDDDDDEDDNDDDNNVIVNETCSINNNNNNNNNNNSNNNNNNNNNNNNNDKLFSTEDIEIVSIVGSSNQESSQSKASAGGTFDEVPVKQERPDEAEIRELAAKMVEANKAKMQAMPPATPRPANPQANLPGILGYLTRKPTDGSTGTPPVAKSPSVQDGKVPLDDESQRGRFGWVSFEKIHIPYIFRGSEKYCAVRILEAKLLNKYLNYLHSDIYSCTCIKSYFITEAESKLFNEINNKHCENQFGKEQFTCKDLVVRLSDAKEFYTFLDVCYTKLTSNSVIGNNSGGNNNGHNKNDKCGFIRINKESVVPYTIKDNLKYVPLFYFEGETDNLKLKAEKLEGWDLSYLKFCCKVQGIRNELFASETCSVISLSDIKSYFPPGTGFEDYWPSKVMDSQLFVNGKSGASAGGWTKQPPAPPANIIGKQLQVQNNSTSKSSSSSQLTSRTVAGLPATRNSNTANTTTLQSVVNQSSRSVVTTHPAHVSSNNLSGGRSAAAANNAQPLLSSLTAVNGWTGLVGGQPTFQTAIVPQSNSQAVIRMQNSPLIHNQSRSRAGGNGSTAPGQYPVYPVTTIQPIPQAQSTLRATVHSNQPNLGYPTYGKDDWVGSTYTTSSLTNPNVVAASTYPQMLNLSQEQVQALLHPQTSAASALLSHSQRHTPPAHNAHNNAHPKPAAYPPPLIPVNGNSNNARDSHGRKQLITIPDAMISASSHVQPYGIQKALVEEKLVPCINFKPYIYSELLMTLPDFVSQYFPACDINNCRQVITEVLGLDLYQGNRLQMKKLLEAGKCSSLSDELPLIHVRNIMKYMPQMKYMFRNMAMPPTTAHSNEEHPSKKRQRTS, from the exons atgcCACGTAAAAAAACGAATCTTAGTTCAACAAAAGCTCGTGCACGCAGAAAAAAACTTTACATGGaacgaaaaagaaaagaattagATGAGACACttaaaaatcataatgaaAGTATTGATATTGGAAATTTAGATGAAGTAggaaatgataataatgataaaataatggatgtaaataatttaaatattgataataatattaatgatgataacgatgatgatgatgatgaggatgataatgatgatgataacaATGTTATTGTTAATGAAACGTGTAGtattaataacaacaataataataataataataataatagtaataataataataataataataataataataataataatgataaactATTCAGCACTGAAGATATTGAAATAGTTAGCATTGTAGGATCTTCCAATCAAGAATCATCTCAAAGCAAAGCATCAGCAGGAG GGACTTTTGACGAGGTACCTGTTAAACAAGAGCGTCCAGATGAAGCGGAAATCCGGGAATTGGCTGCCAAAATGGTGGAAGCAAACAAGGCGAAAATGCAGGCAATGCCTCCAGCAACGCCGAGACCAGCTAATCCACAGGCAAATTTACCCGGAATACTCGGTTATTTAACGCGTAAACCAACTGATGGATCAACTGGAACACCACCAGTAGCTAAATCACCGTCTGTTCAAGACGGCAAAGTACCGCTTGATGATGAAAGTCAGCGTGGTAGATTTGGTTGGGtgtcatttgaaaaaattcacataccatatatatttcgtggtagtgaaaaatattgtgCTGTTAGGATACTTGAAGCCAAGCTACTAAATAAGTACCTGAATTATCTTCACTCAGATATTTACAGTTGTACATGTATTAAAAGTTACTTTATAACTGAAGCTgagagtaaattatttaatgaaataaataataaacattgtGAGAATCAATTCGGCAAAGAACAATTTACGTGTAAAGATTTAGTTGTACGTCTATCAGACGCTAAAGAATTTTACACATTTTTAGATGTATGTTATACTAAGTTAACAAGTAACAGTGTTATTGGTAATAATAGTGGTGGTAATAATAATggacataataaaaatgataaatgtgGATTTATACGTATTAATAAAGAATCTGTTGTTCCATATACaataaaagataatttaaaatacgtaccgttattttattttgaaggtGAAAcggacaatttaaaattaaaagctgAAAAATTAGAGGGATGGGATTtgtcatatttaaaattttgttgtaaagTACAGGGTATACGTAATGAATTATTTGCTAGTGAAACATGTTCTGTTATAAGTTTAAGCgatattaaaagttattttccaCCTGGTACTGGTTTTGAAGACTATTGGCCTAGTAAAGTTATGGATTCACAGCTATTTGTTAATGGTAAAAGTGGTGCTAGTGCTGGTGGATGGACTAAACAACCACCAGCTCCGCCAGCAAATATTATTGGCAAACAATTACAAgttcaaaataattcaactTCTAAATCATCGTCTTCATCACAACTAACATCACGAACCGTTGCTGGTTTACCAGCAACACGTAATAGCAATACTGCTAATACAACCACATTACAGTCAGTAGTTAATCAATCATCAAGATCCGTTGTTACAACACATCCAGCGCATGTATCATCAAATAATCTGTCTGGTGGACGatctgctgctgctgctaatAATGCTCAACCTTTGCTCAGTTCATTAACTGCTGTTAATGGATGGACTGGATTAGTTGGTGGACAACCAACATTTCAGACTGCTATTGTACCTCAATCTAATTCACAAGCCGTTATAAGAATGCAAAATTCACCACTTATACATAAT CAATCAAGAAGTCGAGCTGGAGGTAATGGTAGTACGGCACCTGGTCAGTATCCAGTTTACCCAGTTACAACTATTCAACCAATTCCACAAGCACAATCGACTTTACGAGCAACTGTACACTCCAATCAACCTAATCTTGG TTATCCAACCTATGGGAAGGATGACTG ggtTGGTTCAACATACACAACATCAAGTCTAACGAACCCGAATGTTGTGGCAGCAAGTACCTATCCTCAAATGTTAAATTTGAGTCAAGAACAGGTGCAAGCACTTTTACACCCACAAACGTCAGCGGCATCAGCGTTATTGTCTCATTCACAGAGGCATACACCGCCTGCGCACAATGCACACAATAATGCGCATCCAAAACCTGCGGCATATCCACCACCACTTATTCCAGTCAACGGTAATTCGAATAATGcgag AGATTCACATGGAAGAAAGCAGTTAATAACTATACCAGATGCAATGATATCAGCTTCGTCTCATGTCCAACCTTATGGAATACAAAAAGCACTTGTCGAAGAAAAATTAGTGCCCTGTATTAATTTCAAACCTTATATTTATTCCGAACTGTTAATGACATTACCGGATTTTGTATCGCAGTATTTTCCAGCAtgtgatattaataattgtcgGCAAGTCATTACGGAGGTACTTGGTCTTGATTTATATCAAGGAAATAG attaCAAATGAAGAAATTATTAGAAGCTGGTAAATGTTCATCACTGAGTGACGAATTGCCATTAATCCATGTGAGAAATATAATGAAATACATGCCtcaaatgaaatatatgttCAGAAATATGGCAATGCCTCCAACAACAGCTCATTCAAATGAAGAGCATCCATCAAAAAAACGACAACGTACAAGCTAG